In the Arthrobacter sp. 31Y genome, one interval contains:
- a CDS encoding Ig-like domain-containing protein, translated as MALPDGSGNRRAKNRRRKVMAATAFSVAAAVLVTGAILYPGFKTTEVELNDGGVWVVSKSKNAAGRLNYPSKSLDGAVTPASKDFDVLQQAGDVFIDDPEGATINPVSAANMRLGGDQKLPGSADVSFGHKVLAVTDPSNGKVWALSAGSVGGFSDESEPLFEQSPGIVSVVGVDDTIHTVDPESGSVTATKVDANGKSVDSQVRTDEALKGAGDLQLTTVGDKAVVLNEATGNIVLPGGATVHLDDARDAKLQQAGPAADVVAIATTKALLLQPLDGGTAKTVRADGEGIPAAPVQLGTCTYAAWSGANKYIRECSNEADSRRADVPKASASPSYVFRVNRDLVVLNDVNSGNVWMVNQNMQLVNNWDDVIPPQQTSDDADKDSADEVQQTVLPDRSKPNTPPVAKPDSFGVRAGKTTLLPVLDNDADSDGDVLTVSSSQPLKSGALSAVYGGTGFQIAVPVGTTGSETFKYSVDDGRGGTSGADVSLRVVPPEENNAPQPKPNRNNALVVQSGKIASQFVLTDWLDPDGDDLFAVAVSSSDPADQARIRPDGLLTFQDAGAGPGRKTLTVSVSDGSLTTQGQISVDVRAPGALPPIANADHVVAVAGQDTVIAPLKNDTDPQGGTLRLAQAQPDTQSTAVVGPDQQTFTFNSTTVGAHYVTYMVTNGPASAQQLVRVDVVSGNSDGAPVAVRDIALLPSGGSTVVDVLGNDSDPSGGVLVVQSVTAADGLPVSVAVLDHSVIKITDVRAQGQLSLKYTISNGKASATGDISVQVVPAPTKLQAPQAKPDEATVRVGDVVTIPVLDNDTDPNGGELTLDPVLAQQPDETAGRIFVAGNTLRYIAGEQPTTVYAIYKVSNSSGQSDSQQVTIRIRARDDATNTRPEPRNLTARVVAGMTVKIPVPLDGIDADGDSVQLIGIDKAPELGTAILRDGYLEFAAGGTSAGTDTFSYRVRDRIGAENTGTVIVGIAPAEADNQKPIAVDDVIDVRPGRRVAVNALKNDSDPDGDPIGLVATLEANPELQVEAAAGKVVLTAPGVTGTESISYRIQDDKKAEAAAVIRVQTSPAAPLHAPVAVDDRITLAETLGKTAVDVPVVKNDSDPDGVAEDLTISLPDGNPNARVGAAGNVVVTLMPQDQLIPYTVTDIDGQSATAVMWIPGQGLQYPTLSTTDIVEVTAGQEITLALQDRVKVRDGRQPRITVADKIRVLGGDSTNVIVGDGTALRYAAQSEYVGPGSLTFEVTDGTGPDDADGLKSTLTIQTKVLPNPNANHAPTFSGATLEAPKGDTTELDLANLAADVDEQDRGKLTFSVDGELPGGFDARVEGAVLKVTPGGSLNPGARGTVPLKVTDGRSEPVKAAVTVSVVSSNRPKPAANDDVVEKANAGKSETINVLGNDFNPFSEPLTVVSAVVETGSASGEPAIAGDSITVTPADGSKGVLVVRYTIKDKTDDPSRQAVGRVRITVRDKPDAPSAPVATDVRSKTAVLKWAPPSDNGAVITKYMVKAAGFQQECPTTTCTLTGLTNNVKYVFTVVATNEVGESQPSVPSNEITPDEKPSPPGVPAVKAGDKDLAITWTPAKTEGSPVKHYNLEISPPPANGIAVKNEVTGLSFTWPGLTNGVNYKVRAQAVNDLGPSDWGLYSAEDHPAGIPGTPAPPSTTVVSAVGSRNQLRVDWAEPALNGDPIKTYYVTMSGGSGAAQAQTIPGNVRSATFEVATDQTAYTFTVQAENKAGKSLVSAASPPRRATGKLGNVQNVSATPANTGAAGGQLTINFSALSDTQRNGSKANEVSYTYSAGGRSGAIQPGQTVGGFANGQATTVTVTAHSTVAPSSDAAAAPSATPFGAPGTPSASGTGGSLNSQSVTLNWSSPSAATNDVKTTKIRISGGGWETVAASGSRTINTGGWEQTRTIDVQTFNSLGTGGPVATASATSGRQGQWTTTMNPGAVVRSCSFTLGGANYDPKKFTCDGQSNNTPPWMASADQGAIVVRCYIDQSDNWTGMHRWWRIESGSYRNVGRYIIAGHTHLGDPAGLGAPPC; from the coding sequence ATGGCTCTGCCTGACGGATCCGGAAACCGCCGTGCCAAGAATCGCCGGCGGAAGGTCATGGCGGCAACCGCATTCTCCGTTGCTGCCGCCGTCCTTGTGACCGGTGCCATCCTCTACCCGGGGTTCAAGACCACCGAAGTGGAACTTAACGATGGCGGCGTCTGGGTAGTCAGCAAGTCCAAGAATGCCGCCGGAAGGCTCAACTACCCCTCCAAGTCCCTGGACGGGGCGGTGACCCCGGCGAGCAAGGATTTCGACGTCCTCCAGCAGGCCGGCGACGTCTTCATTGATGACCCGGAGGGCGCCACCATCAACCCTGTCAGCGCTGCGAACATGCGCTTGGGCGGAGACCAAAAGCTGCCCGGCTCAGCGGATGTGAGCTTCGGCCACAAAGTGCTGGCAGTCACCGATCCCTCCAACGGCAAGGTCTGGGCACTTTCCGCAGGATCCGTGGGTGGGTTCAGCGACGAGTCCGAACCACTGTTCGAGCAATCGCCCGGAATTGTTTCCGTCGTAGGCGTGGACGACACCATCCACACCGTTGACCCCGAGTCCGGCAGCGTCACAGCCACCAAAGTGGACGCCAACGGCAAATCAGTGGACTCGCAGGTCCGCACGGACGAGGCGCTAAAGGGCGCGGGGGACCTGCAGTTGACGACGGTGGGCGACAAAGCAGTGGTCCTCAATGAAGCAACGGGGAACATCGTTCTCCCCGGTGGCGCAACCGTTCACCTGGATGACGCCCGTGACGCCAAACTGCAACAAGCGGGGCCTGCCGCGGACGTCGTGGCCATCGCCACTACCAAAGCACTCCTCCTCCAGCCGTTGGACGGTGGAACAGCAAAGACCGTGCGAGCCGACGGGGAAGGCATTCCCGCAGCGCCCGTGCAGTTGGGAACATGCACCTACGCGGCGTGGTCCGGTGCCAACAAGTACATCCGCGAATGCAGCAATGAGGCTGATAGCCGCCGCGCCGATGTTCCCAAGGCGAGTGCGTCGCCGTCGTACGTTTTCCGGGTCAACCGCGATCTTGTGGTTCTGAACGACGTCAATTCCGGAAACGTCTGGATGGTCAACCAGAACATGCAGTTGGTCAACAACTGGGATGACGTCATCCCGCCCCAACAAACATCGGACGACGCCGACAAGGACTCTGCGGACGAAGTCCAGCAGACGGTCCTCCCGGACCGAAGCAAACCAAATACGCCGCCGGTGGCTAAGCCGGACTCCTTTGGAGTGCGTGCCGGAAAGACGACCCTCCTGCCGGTGTTGGACAACGACGCCGATTCCGACGGCGACGTCCTGACAGTCAGTAGCAGTCAGCCGTTGAAGTCCGGCGCTTTATCCGCCGTTTATGGTGGCACGGGCTTCCAGATCGCTGTCCCGGTGGGAACGACGGGCTCGGAAACGTTCAAATATTCGGTGGATGACGGCCGTGGAGGTACCAGCGGCGCGGACGTGAGCCTTCGGGTTGTCCCGCCGGAGGAAAACAACGCCCCCCAGCCCAAACCCAACCGCAACAACGCACTTGTGGTCCAGAGCGGCAAGATCGCCAGCCAGTTTGTCCTCACCGACTGGCTGGACCCCGACGGCGACGACCTCTTCGCCGTCGCTGTCTCCAGCAGCGATCCCGCTGACCAGGCCCGGATCCGGCCGGACGGACTGCTCACCTTCCAGGACGCAGGGGCTGGCCCGGGCCGTAAAACCCTGACCGTGAGTGTCTCCGACGGGTCCCTGACCACCCAAGGGCAGATCAGCGTTGACGTCCGTGCTCCCGGTGCGCTGCCGCCTATAGCGAATGCAGATCACGTGGTTGCGGTGGCGGGCCAGGACACGGTGATTGCGCCGCTCAAGAATGACACCGACCCCCAGGGCGGTACATTGCGACTGGCTCAGGCACAGCCGGACACGCAGTCGACCGCGGTGGTGGGTCCGGACCAACAGACCTTCACTTTCAACTCAACAACCGTCGGCGCCCATTACGTCACCTACATGGTTACCAATGGCCCTGCCAGCGCCCAGCAGTTGGTTCGCGTTGACGTGGTGTCCGGGAACAGCGACGGCGCACCGGTGGCCGTCCGCGATATTGCCCTCCTGCCAAGCGGCGGCAGCACCGTGGTTGACGTGTTGGGCAACGACTCGGACCCCAGCGGGGGTGTCCTGGTGGTCCAGTCGGTCACGGCGGCTGACGGGCTGCCGGTTTCAGTTGCGGTGCTGGACCATTCGGTCATCAAGATCACCGACGTCCGGGCCCAAGGGCAGCTCTCTTTGAAATACACCATCTCCAACGGCAAGGCCTCGGCAACAGGGGACATTTCAGTCCAGGTTGTGCCGGCGCCCACCAAACTCCAGGCACCCCAGGCCAAGCCGGATGAAGCGACCGTCCGGGTGGGAGACGTGGTAACCATTCCGGTCCTGGACAACGACACTGACCCCAACGGCGGCGAACTGACGCTGGATCCAGTCCTGGCACAGCAGCCGGATGAGACGGCGGGCAGAATCTTCGTTGCGGGGAACACCCTGCGGTACATCGCGGGCGAGCAGCCCACCACGGTCTACGCGATCTACAAGGTCAGCAACTCTTCGGGCCAATCTGACTCACAGCAAGTCACCATCCGGATCCGTGCCCGCGACGACGCCACGAACACCAGGCCAGAGCCGCGGAACCTGACAGCCCGGGTGGTTGCCGGGATGACGGTGAAGATTCCTGTTCCTCTGGACGGCATCGACGCCGATGGCGACTCAGTGCAGCTCATCGGAATCGACAAAGCTCCCGAATTGGGGACAGCCATCCTGCGGGACGGGTACTTGGAGTTCGCTGCCGGGGGCACGTCCGCCGGTACTGACACCTTCAGCTACCGAGTGCGGGATCGAATTGGTGCGGAAAACACCGGCACTGTGATTGTGGGCATTGCACCGGCCGAAGCCGACAACCAGAAACCCATCGCTGTGGACGATGTCATCGATGTCCGGCCAGGACGACGGGTCGCGGTGAACGCGCTGAAGAACGACTCGGACCCCGACGGCGATCCCATCGGTTTGGTTGCGACGCTCGAAGCCAACCCGGAACTCCAAGTTGAAGCTGCCGCAGGAAAGGTGGTGCTGACGGCTCCAGGTGTTACCGGGACGGAAAGCATAAGCTACCGGATCCAGGACGACAAGAAGGCAGAAGCGGCCGCTGTCATCCGCGTCCAGACCAGTCCTGCGGCGCCGCTTCATGCTCCCGTGGCGGTGGACGACCGAATCACTCTTGCTGAAACCCTGGGTAAGACAGCAGTGGATGTTCCTGTGGTGAAAAACGACTCCGATCCTGACGGCGTGGCAGAGGATCTCACCATCTCCTTGCCAGATGGAAACCCGAACGCCCGCGTAGGGGCCGCTGGCAACGTGGTGGTGACGCTGATGCCCCAGGACCAGTTGATTCCCTACACCGTCACGGACATCGATGGGCAGTCAGCCACTGCGGTCATGTGGATTCCCGGCCAGGGACTTCAGTACCCCACGCTTTCCACCACTGACATCGTGGAGGTCACCGCGGGCCAGGAGATCACGCTGGCCCTCCAGGATCGTGTCAAGGTCAGGGATGGCCGCCAGCCTCGCATTACGGTGGCGGACAAGATCCGGGTCCTTGGCGGCGACTCTACTAATGTCATTGTGGGCGACGGTACCGCGCTGCGGTATGCGGCCCAGTCGGAGTATGTGGGACCCGGATCCTTGACTTTCGAAGTGACCGATGGAACTGGTCCGGACGACGCTGACGGCTTGAAGTCCACTTTGACCATCCAGACCAAAGTGCTTCCGAACCCCAACGCCAATCACGCCCCCACCTTCAGCGGAGCAACCCTTGAAGCGCCCAAGGGGGACACGACTGAACTGGACCTGGCCAATCTCGCCGCGGACGTTGATGAGCAGGACCGAGGCAAGCTCACCTTCAGCGTGGACGGCGAACTGCCCGGTGGATTCGATGCACGGGTGGAAGGCGCCGTTCTGAAAGTTACTCCCGGAGGATCACTTAACCCCGGGGCCCGGGGGACTGTGCCGCTCAAGGTAACGGACGGCCGCTCGGAGCCAGTGAAGGCAGCCGTCACAGTCTCGGTAGTCTCTTCCAACAGGCCGAAACCGGCAGCCAACGACGACGTGGTGGAGAAAGCCAACGCCGGCAAGTCCGAAACCATCAACGTGCTGGGCAACGACTTCAACCCCTTCAGCGAACCCTTGACGGTGGTGTCTGCCGTGGTCGAAACCGGTTCCGCGTCAGGTGAGCCGGCCATTGCAGGCGACTCCATTACGGTGACACCGGCCGATGGTTCCAAGGGGGTCCTGGTGGTGCGGTACACCATCAAGGACAAGACTGATGACCCAAGCCGCCAGGCCGTAGGGCGGGTCCGCATCACGGTGCGGGACAAACCCGATGCTCCCTCGGCCCCCGTTGCTACGGACGTCCGCAGTAAGACAGCCGTCCTCAAGTGGGCGCCGCCCTCGGACAATGGAGCGGTCATCACCAAGTACATGGTGAAAGCGGCCGGCTTCCAGCAGGAATGCCCCACGACGACGTGTACATTGACTGGGCTGACCAACAACGTCAAGTACGTCTTCACAGTGGTTGCCACCAATGAGGTAGGCGAATCCCAGCCCTCCGTGCCCTCCAACGAGATCACTCCGGATGAGAAGCCATCACCCCCGGGCGTACCCGCTGTCAAAGCCGGGGATAAGGACCTGGCCATCACCTGGACTCCCGCGAAAACCGAGGGTTCCCCGGTGAAACACTACAACTTGGAGATCTCCCCGCCGCCGGCCAACGGCATCGCTGTTAAGAACGAGGTAACGGGCCTGAGCTTCACTTGGCCAGGGTTGACCAACGGCGTGAACTACAAGGTGCGTGCCCAGGCCGTCAACGACCTTGGCCCGTCCGACTGGGGGCTGTATTCCGCGGAGGACCACCCCGCTGGCATCCCCGGGACACCTGCGCCGCCGAGCACTACTGTGGTGTCCGCCGTCGGGTCCCGGAACCAGCTTCGCGTCGACTGGGCAGAGCCGGCCCTCAACGGTGACCCGATAAAGACCTACTACGTCACTATGAGCGGCGGTAGCGGAGCTGCCCAGGCACAGACCATTCCCGGAAATGTCAGGTCAGCTACCTTCGAAGTTGCTACCGACCAAACGGCATATACGTTCACAGTTCAGGCTGAAAACAAAGCAGGCAAGAGCCTGGTCAGCGCGGCCTCGCCACCGCGCAGGGCAACGGGAAAGCTGGGCAATGTCCAAAACGTCAGTGCCACACCGGCCAACACCGGCGCAGCAGGTGGCCAACTCACCATTAACTTCAGCGCGCTCAGCGATACTCAGCGCAACGGTTCCAAGGCCAACGAAGTCAGCTACACCTACTCCGCAGGCGGACGTTCCGGCGCCATCCAGCCGGGGCAGACCGTAGGAGGGTTCGCCAACGGCCAGGCCACCACCGTAACAGTGACGGCACATTCAACCGTGGCGCCCAGTTCTGACGCCGCTGCCGCGCCGTCCGCGACGCCGTTTGGTGCGCCCGGTACGCCGTCGGCGTCGGGGACCGGCGGTAGTTTGAACAGCCAGTCGGTCACTCTTAACTGGTCGTCACCGTCTGCTGCCACCAACGACGTCAAGACCACCAAAATCAGGATTAGCGGGGGAGGCTGGGAAACTGTAGCCGCCTCGGGTAGCCGGACCATCAACACCGGCGGGTGGGAGCAGACCCGCACCATTGATGTGCAGACCTTCAACTCGCTAGGAACCGGCGGTCCAGTAGCAACTGCCAGCGCGACGTCCGGACGGCAAGGCCAGTGGACCACCACCATGAACCCTGGTGCGGTGGTGCGGTCCTGCAGCTTTACTTTGGGCGGAGCCAACTATGATCCGAAAAAGTTCACGTGTGATGGCCAAAGCAACAACACGCCTCCTTGGATGGCCTCCGCCGATCAGGGCGCGATCGTGGTCCGCTGTTACATCGACCAATCGGACAACTGGACTGGGATGCACCGATGGTGGCGGATTGAGTCCGGCTCTTATCGGAACGTTGGTCGGTACATCATCGCGGGGCACACCCATTTGGGCGATCCTGCGGGCTTGGGGGCGCCGCCTTGCTGA